The Coccidioides posadasii str. Silveira chromosome 3, complete sequence genome contains a region encoding:
- a CDS encoding uncharacterized protein (BUSCO:358118at4751~EggNog:ENOG410PGW8~COG:A~BUSCO:4782at33183): protein MAAAAAKPTKNQLRRARKKAKKAEAQSQTNGDVSATVTPSEQEVTESETKKTGAEPDTKQNVPQPEKRADADGDVDYSSTEFAPQLDQEDPLFEMYKDVMGRFNQDEVEEASSKQLDKPEVYFEDDDIPDEDEENSTPKISKKKRKELNKLSVAELKALVQRPETVEWTDASATDPRLLVHIKEYRNVVPVPSHWSLKREYLSSKRGIEKPPFQLPKFIQETGIAEMRDAVLEKQDQQTLKQKQRERVQPKMGKLDIDYQKLYEAFFRFQTKPELTRYGEVYYEGKEYETNLRHLRPGELSDELKEALNIPPGAPPPWLINQQRYGPPPSYPALKIPGLNAPPPPGAMWGYHPGGYGKPPVDEHNRPLYGGDIFGVLQTQQNVQQGEPVEKDLWGELQAPEEESEEEEEEEEEEEEEEEEVGASLQTPSGLETPSGMVSAVPSEFGTAESIAGEFDVRKHHRGTETEETTHPRSAYQVIPERQAQVQGFFGGDRVYDLKAAESNIPLLGAEEQNRKRKKPGDVDVSLDPDALQTHDGISKDNLKSLYESQRQQENNPNWSFQEDLSDMIASESRKRLKKDEERRSRR, encoded by the exons ATGGCGGCTGCTGCTGCAAAACCTACCAAGAATCAGCTGAGGCGGGCCAGAAAGAAGGCTAAGAAGGCTGAG GCCCAATCACAGACCAATGGGGATGTCTCAGCTACTGTCACTCCGTCAGAACAGGAGGTAACAGAGTCCGAAACCAAAAAGACGGGTGCAGAACCAGACACCAAACAGAATGTACCCCAACCCGAGAAACGAGCGGATGCCGATGGAGATGTAGACTATTCCTCGACGGAATTTGCACCCCAACTCGACCAGGAGGATCCGTTATTTGagatgtataaagatgtgaTGGGAAGGTTCAATCAGGATGAAGTCGAAGAAGCTTCATCGAAGCAGCTAGACAAGCCGGAAGTATACTTTGAAGACGATGACATTcctgatgaagatgaagaaaacTCGACACCGAAGATCTCGAAGAAGAAACGAAAGGAGCTCAATAAGTTGTCGGTAGCGGAGTTAAAGGCACTGGTTCAGAGACCGGAGACTGTGGAGTGGACAGATGCTTCGGCTACAGATCCAAGACTCCTCGTTCATATCAAGGAATATCGAAATGTGGTTCCTGTTCCAAGTCATTGGTCCTTGAAGCGGGAGTACCTGTCGTCGAAAAGAGGTATAGAGAAACCACCTTTCCAACTTCCCAAGTTCATTCAGGAAACCGGTATTGCGGAAATGCGCGATGCAGTTTTGGAGAAGCAGGATCAACAGACTCTCAAACAGAAACAGCGCGAACGTGTGCAACCTAAAATGGGAAAGCTTGATATTGACTACCAGAAGTTATACGAAGCATTCTTCAGATTCCAGACGAAGCCGGAGCTGACTCGATACGGAGAGGTTTACTACGAGGGAAAGGAGTATGAAACTAATCTGCGGCATCTACGACCAGGTGAGCTCAGTGATGAACTGAAAGAAGCTCTAAATATTCCTCCTGGCGCACCCCCACCATGGCTCATAAATCAACAGCGTTATGGTCCTCCTCCTTCGTACCCTGCTCTTAAGATTCCCGGACTTAACGCTCCACCTCCACCGGGTGCGATGTGGGGATATCATCCAGGCGGTTATGGAAAACCCCCCGTCGATGAACATAACCGTCCATTGTATGGCGGTGATATTTTTGGCGTTTTGCAGACCCAGCAGAATGTGCAGCAAGGAGAGCCAGTTGAGAAAGACTTATGGGGTGAGTTGCAAGCCCCAGAAGAAGAgtcggaagaggaagaagaggaggaggaggaagaagaggaagaagaggaagaagttGGTGCAAGCTTGCAGACTCCAAGCGGATTGGAAACGCCCAGCGGCATGGTATCGGCTGTACCGTCTGAATTCGGTACTGCTGAAAGCATTGCTGGAGAGTTCGATGTTCGAAAGCATCATCGCGGAACGGAGACGGAAGAGACAACCCACCCCAGGTCGGCTTATCAAGTTATCCCTGAAAGACAAGCTCAGGTCCAGGGCTTCTTCGGTGGTGATCGAGTTTACGACCTTAAGGCGGCGGAGTCCAACATTCCCCTACTTGGTGCCGAAGAGCAGAACCGGAAGCGAAAGAAACCAGGCGACGTGGACGTGTCTCTGGACCCAGACGCTTTGCAGACACATGATGGCATCAGCAAGGATAATTTGAAGAGCCTCTACGAGTCCCAAAGGCAGCAGGAGAATAATCCCAACTGGTCATTCCAGGAGGATCTAAGCGATATGATAGCCAGTGAGAGCCGCAAGAgattaaagaaagatgaagaAAGACGTTCTAGGCGGTAG
- a CDS encoding uncharacterized protein (EggNog:ENOG410PX7W): MDRDRYDRRYDEGRRGGESYRPADRLPRRSPRPDIRFGRSPVRNRSPPPIRPTADTWAPSDRARPRSRSPGAFRRRSRSPPYRGGDRAPGYGGRPRSPPPPRRFSPRRENGRSPPRSYRRSRSPPAYASRRSSFSRGGSPGGQKRAREASPTGYAPRSPKRERIASPPRSRYDRPRSPPIRSEESRVYDHMRPRSPDRRDGWRESYGGRSWRRRSPSPLARSGPNSGPGSSSTSRRSSPPPRTDRDRGYGSSISQAPAYSSRAHPSSTLPPRSPPPFSSKPLSRPGGPVETRPSRPHSPPRGPRSGLSNTPSNSRALEPSPGASVERERDVGWTPRPASREPSSQTPINDNQMAKTIPPRAPSSNSAQAISPPPGPSGPKGAELSVRGGHAALLSAPTRPKGAAGPHYSRETVPRDSPRGGSLRRPNHGPPYHGPPPGSRGARSPSSVGYDSHRPPFRHGNSTSTTYPRTQRFTNHLSGLPSVIPGGKLFPSGLDPAYEKRIAQLEADKERLLEQIAEKQKSKRTSLREWDKLSRESATGALRSELAEGHLQRMAEGDDIGGGAAF, from the exons ATGGATCGCGATCGCTATGACAGAAG GTATGACGAGGGCCGACGGGGAGGAGAGAGCTATCGTCCTGCCGACCGCCTACCTCGACGTTCTCCACGCCCTGACATTCGCTTTGGCCGCTCTCCCGTACGAAACCGGTCGCCACCCCCCATAAGACCTACTGCAGACACATGGGCTCCCTCCGATAGAGCACGACCGCGAAGCAGGTCTCCTGGTGCTTTCAGGCGCCGCTCCCGGTCTCCTCCATACAGAGGAGGTGATAGAGCACCGGGTTATGGCGGCCGACCGCGATCTCCACCACCGCCAAGAAGATTCTCTCCTCGACGGGAGAATGGTAGAAGTCCGCCCAGATCGTATAGACGATCTCGGTCTCCGCCTGCTTACGCCTCCCGAAGGTCCTCTTTCTCTCGCGGTGGTAGCCCTGGTGGTCAGAAACGTGCGCGCGAAGCGTCACCCACAGGTTATGCGCCCCGATCCCCAAAGAGAGAACGCATCGCTTCCCCTCCTAGAAGTCGGTATGACCGACCGCGTTCACCACCAATCCGGTCTGAGGAGTCTAGAGTCTACGATCACATGCGCCCACGAAGTCCCGATCGACGAGACGGTTGGAGGGAATCCTATGGTGGAAGAAGCTGGCGGCGCCGTTCGCCCTCGCCCCTGGCTCGTTCGGGTCCAAATTCTGGGCCGGGTTCCTCCTCTACGTCACGTCGCTCGTCCCCGCCGCCCCGCACTGACAGAGATCGAGGATATGGCAGCTCCATATCACAAGCCCCTGCATATTCCAGCAGAGCCCATCCTTCCTCCACTTTGCCTCCTAGGTCACCACCACCATTTTCTAGCAAGCCCCTTTCTCGCCCTGGCGGTCCCGTGGAGACCAGGCCTAGTCGACCCCATTCACCGCCCAGGGGACCGAGAAGCGGTTTATCTAATACACCCTCTAACAGTCGAGCCTTGGAGCCCTCCCCAGGCGCTAGCGTAGAACGTGAAAGGGACGTTGGTTGGACCCCTAGGCCTGCGTCGCGTGAACCGTCCTCTCAGACACCCATAAACGATAATCAGATGGCCAAGACAATCCCTCCTCGAGCTCCAAGCAGCAATAGCGCGCAAGCTATTTCCCCTCCTCCTGGGCCTTCTGGCCCAAAGGGTGCTGAATTGTCCGTTCGTGGTGGTCATGCAGCCCTACTCTCGGCTCCAACTCGCCCGAAAGGCGCTGCAGGTCCACATTATAGCCGGGAAACCGTTCCGCGTGATTCACCCCGAGGAGGAAGCCTTCGTCGTCCAAACCACGGTCCTCCATATCACGGACCGCCGCCAGGAAGTCGCGGGGCTCGCTCTCCAAGTTCTGTGGGTTATGATTCACATCGACCGCCATTCCGGCATGGCAACAGCACATCTACAACGTATCCTCGAACGCAACGCTTCACAAATCACCTTTCAGGGCTACCCAGTGTCATTCCAGGTGGGAAGCTCTTTCCTTCTGGTCTCGATCCGGCGTATGAGAAGCGCATTGCACAACTCGAGGCGGACAAGGAGCGACTTTTAGAACAAATTgcagaaaaacaaaaatccAAACGTACGTCTTTGAGAGAGTGGGATAAGTTGAGTCGCGAAAGTGCTACAGGAGCATTGAGAAGCGAACTCGCAGAGGGTCATCTGCAACGGATGGCAGAGGGCGATGATATTGGTGGCGGCGCAGCATTCTAA
- the ERD2 gene encoding endoplasmic reticulum retention protein (EggNog:ENOG410PKGJ~COG:U~TransMembrane:6 (i16-34o40-58i74-92o98-117i129-146o158-178i)~BUSCO:14132at33183) → MKSSSSCSGLSFKSQALYLLVYITRYLDIFWTFTLSAYNTIFKILFIASSAYTIYLMINDYKPTQDPNLDTFKVQYLLGASAVLGILFPYSYTPSEILWAFSIWLESVAILPQLFMLQRTGEAETITTHYLFALGMYRALYIPNWIYRYFMEGRTDPIAVIAGILQTILYSDFFWIYYSKVLKGKKFSLPV, encoded by the exons ATGAAATCTTCGAGC AGTTGTTCAGGCCTGTCGTTCAAGTCCCAAGCATTATACCTCCTTGTTTATATTACACGATATCTTG ATATTTTTTGGACTTTCACTCTTTCAGCTTACAATACTATTTTCAAAATCCTTTTTATTGCTTCCTCAGCGTATACGATTTATCTCATGATTAATGACTACAAACCAACTCAAGACCCCAATCTCGATACTTTCAAAGTCCAATATCTACTAGGTGCCAGCGCTGTTCTGGGCATCCTTTTTCCATATTCTTATACACCTTCCGAG ATCTTATGGGCGTTCTCTATCTGGCTTGAATCCGTCGCCATCTTACCCCAGCTGTTCATGCTCCAACGAACTGGTGAAGCCGAGACCATCACGACTCATTACCTCTTCGCTCTAGGCATGTACCGCGCGCTGTATATCCCCAACTGGATTTACCGGTATTTCATGGAAGGGCGCACGGACCCAATTGCCGTCATTGCAGGGATCCTTCAAACAATCCTCTACTCCGATTTCTTCTGGATTTACTATAGCAA GGTCCTTAAAGGAAAGAAATTCTCGTTGCCCGTATAA
- a CDS encoding uncharacterized protein (EggNog:ENOG410PR37~BUSCO:9356at33183), translating into MSHQYHSDEGQQYGYSRSGQYGLSQQSFQSYTHHLLPPYNHHSADPSSLNSSYNSSQSVYPQSPPSSLSSPAYQYPQQYVARSGCPPSNRFYFHDSLREVEIESQESFNEHTMQSEPVLPPLEGFPDVREFDQLMKSYVDDLSVKKQDKALIHSRRARNIRTVLLDPKDTAVESAQFRFWVKKMFKLEPNDARTPELRRMICHEGKPVAIREKLFKILTRAHQQCQHGGRDKTSAQVRRIYSWVPKELISRFVKICPTCQVRRGGSRLTPPNSCRSSPKLDVVPPPPILSPPDSRRESIISRSSAPYSRAELPQPTTGLNWPSSHHNNAHGGQYHGHYPVASAPTWATLPRSLSTTMHNGTGIPGSMSMGSNHMEYDSTYDESHSLQGPHY; encoded by the exons ATGTCTCATCAATACCACAGCGACGAGGGCCAGCAATACGGGTACAGCAGAAGCGGTCAATATGGCCTCTCGCAGCAATCCTTCCAGTCGTACACACATCATCTTCTCCCGCCTTACAATCATCATTCCGCTGATCCTTCGTCGCTAAATTCCTCGTACAACTCGTCTCAGTCTGTGTACCCGCAGTCGCCTCCAagctctctctcttctcccgCATATCAGTATCCCCAGCAGTACGTGGCTCGGTCGGGATGCCCCCCTTCAAACCGATTTTATTTCCACGATTCTCTTCGAGAGGTGGAGATTGAGAGCCAAGAGTCATTCAATGAGCACACCATGCAATCAGAGCCTGTCTTGCCGCCTCTTGAAGGGTTTCCGGACGTTAGGGAGTTTGATCAATTGATGAAAAG TTATGTGGACGATCTATCCGTGAAAAAGCAGGACAAGGCCTTGATTCACTCGAGAAGAGCGCGAAATATTAGAACTGTGCTATTAGATCCCAAAGACACTGCCGTCGAATCGGCACAATTTAG ATTCTGGGTGAAGAAGATGTTTAAACTCGAGCCCAACGATGCCCGAACACCTGAG TTAAGGCGAATGATCTGTCATGAAGGGAAACCAGTTGCCATTCGGGAGAAGCTGTTCAAAATTTTGACACGAGCACACCAGCAATGTCAACATGGTGGCCGAGACAAGACATCAGCGCAGGTCCGGAGGATATACTCCTG GGTTCCTAAGGAGCTAATATCTCGATTCGTTAAAATATGCCCGACGTGTCAAGTTCGCAGAGGAGGATCACGTCTAACGCCTCCCAATTCCTGCCGAAGCTCCCCAAAACTCGACGTTGTGCCCCCACCACCCATTCTCTCACCCCCAGATTCCCGACGAGAGTCGATAATAAGCCGCTCCAGTGCACCGTACTCACGAGCTGAGCTCCCCCAACCTACCACCGGATTAAACTGGCCCAGCTCCCATCATAACAACGCGCATGGCGGCCAGTACCACGGACATTACCCCGTGGCGTCTGCTCCGACTTGGGCTACACTTCCCAGATCGTTGTCCACGACTATGCATAACGGTACTGGGATACCTGGGTCAATGAGCATGGGTTCAAACCACATGGAATACGATTCGACGTACGACGAGTCGCACAGTCTACAAGGGCCACATTACTAA